A stretch of the Leptidea sinapis chromosome 5, ilLepSina1.1, whole genome shotgun sequence genome encodes the following:
- the LOC126964498 gene encoding nitric oxide-associated protein 1, whose amino-acid sequence MLHPVRNFLGLCRERLIILHCKRRKIATNNREISTNIKDFKLLFQEYKDKIVFSSYLDQEKLKLGHHRYFIKSTLKAKKERKRLFNEQSLSPLPVYLKYTNTEETSLQENGSKINERNSEDKTIFQLPYSTVASVNIIENDKNTPETKFNLNTVKELENEFDSSNIEKWMTNYEYFDDTRLKEELDEEEDNDWIKLYGTSDPHSTISNVPCGGCGALLHCNDPAIPGYLPSEIFKGRSSIELRTIECQRCHFLKEHNIALDVTVQPEEYERLLQSIRHVKSLVLLMVDLLDFPCSIWPGIVDIIGIDRPIFIVANKVDLIPADSIGYLKRVKESLMAEINKTRLRDAKIRYVGLISAKTGYGVEDLITAMFRMWLYKGDVFLVGCTNVGKSSLFNALLQSDYCKVHAVDIVKRATVSRWPGTTLNLLKFPINRPSASKLKERNQRLKSQAHLLKYEEQIRNAQAQENSHSEPLSLMSHIGRTFADYEYLQENILEKKQPLSVLDDKHELFAKSKWFYDTPGVIHPEQVLPFLSTEELLLTVPKKLIMPQTYYLQNGQSFFIGGLARVDLVECSAPCRFSIFCSECLPITVVESEDADVVYDKFVGTELFAVPIGDSERLNNWPGLSHKQDLLEFTGEGPHQCCGDIVLSSIAWVSVTAKPETVCKVRVWTPMARGIHKRYPSLLPFANALRGKRVRDTPAYRIGKAIVGE is encoded by the exons ATGTTGCATCCCGTGCGAAACTTTTTAGGGTTATGTCGGGAacgattaataattttacattgtaaACGGAGAAAAATTGCAACGAACAACAGAGaaatatctactaatattaaagattttaagttattatttcaaGAATATAAGgataaaatagtatttagttCGTATTTAGATCAAGAAAAACTTAAGCTTGGTCACCATAGATATTTCATTAAGAGTACTTTGAAAGCAAAAAAAGAACGAAAAAGGCTTTTTAATGAGCAGAGTCTATCCCCCTTACCGGTTTACTTGAAATATACTAATACAGAAGAAACATCACTACAAGAGAATGGTTCGAAGATCAATGAAAGAAACAGTGAggataaaactatatttcagttaccataCAGCACTGTCGCGTCCGtgaacattatcgaaaatgataaaaatacacCGGAAActaaatttaacttaaatacaGTGAAAGAATTAGAGAATGAGTTTGATAGCTCGAATATCGAGAAATGGATGACAAACTATGAGTACTTTGATGATACACGGCTCAAGGAGGAACTTGATGAGGAAGAAGACAATGATTGGATTAAATTGTATGGAACATCAGATCCACACAGCACCATCAGCAATGTGCCATGTGGAGGCTGCGGAGCACTGCTGCATTGCAATGACCCGGCTATACCAGGCTATTTGCCTAGTGAAATTTTTAAAGGCAGAAGTAGTATAGAACTGAGAACAATAGAATGCCAGAGATGTCATTTCCTTAAGGAACACAACATTGCTCTAGATGTTACAGTACAACCCGAGGAGTACGAGAGGCTTTTGCAGTCTATAAg ACATGTTAAGTCATTGGTACTGCTTATGGTGGATCTGCTTGACTTCCCATGCTCGATATGGCCTGGTATTGTGGACATCATTGGCATTGACAGACCTATATTTATAGTAGCTAATAAG GTTGACTTAATACCTGCTGATAGCATTGGATACTTAAAGCGAGTGAAAGAATCATTAATGGCAGAAATCAATAAGACCAGACTAAGAGATGCCAAGATCAGATATGTGGGATTAATTTCAGCAAAAACTGGATATGGTGTTGAGGATTTGATAACAGCAATGTTTAGAATGTGGCTCTACAAAGGAGATGTATTCCTTGTGGGTTGTACCAATGTGGGGAAGAGTTCACTATTTAACGCATTACTGCAGTCTGACTATTGCAAAGTGCATGCAGTAGATATTGTCAAACGAGCCACTGTCAGCCGATGGCCTGGAACCAcattaaatctattaaaatttCCTATCAACAGACCTTCCGCATCGAAATTAAAAGAGCGAAATCAGAGACTGAAATCACAAGCCCATTTATTGAAATATGAGGAACAAATAAGAAATGCACAAGCACAAGAGAATAGCCATTCAGAACCACTGTCTTTAATGAGTCACATTGGTAGGACATTTGCAGATTATGAATACCTACAAGAGAATATATTAGAAAAGAAACAGCCACTTTCTGTTCTAGATGATAAACATGAATTGTTTGCTAAGAGCAAGTGGTTCTATGACACTCCGGGAGTTATTCATCCCGAACAAGTTCTACCATTTTTGAGCACTGAGGAATTGTTGTTGACTGTACCTAAGAAACTTATTATGCCACAGACATATTACTTACAAAATGGCCAGTCGTTTTTCATTGGAGGATTGGCCAGAGTAGATCTTGTAGAATGTTCAGCGCCATGTCGTTTCAGCATATTCTGCTCAGAGTGCTTACCAATTACTGTTGTCGAGTCTGAAGATGCTGATGTAGTTTATGATAAATTTGTTGGAACGGAACTATTTGCAGTGCCCATAGGGGACTCAGAGAGACTGAACAATTGGCCAGGCTTAAGCCACAAACAAGACTTGTTAGAGTTTACTGGTGAGGGTCCACATCAGTGCTGTGGTGATATAGTATTATCTTCCATAGCATGGGTATCTGTGACGGCCAAGCCAGAGACTGTGTGTAAAGTGAGAGTTTGGACTCCAATGGCGCGGGGAATCCACAAGAGATACCCATCACTGCTACCATTTGCTAATGCACTGCGAGGAAAACGCGTACGTGATACACCCGCTTATAGGATTGGTAAAGCCATAGTTGgcgaatag
- the LOC126964511 gene encoding protein crumbs-like — MKLDLYVSRRRVALNLATGCALLAALVSASSAGSAGGPLGASDRPEAYFNGSSYIRLSRPISLKQLVGLSYRTCVGGELFSQRFEGYTLHVTALFEQVVVSWARPGQAPREAGLPRETLDNRWHWVALRYRPSPPALLLELDRDTQVISNVTWNPELLSPGALEAGGAVLLVGNLFSGCMHEGPQLEFHAQYVQHTNVTFGSCPLTTDECKDRKDVLRIPPKDHCYNEPCLRHGTCISRHDKYECHCSARYTGNNCEVDAGDPCSAAPCQHAARCVEDARGDYVCVCPPHYHGVHCELEESLDPQCVAGPCRNNGSCSVPAGTDTYVCDCPPGYSGHNCEVDVDECSDGVDGGAKCLNGGRCVDAANNYTCDCTGTGYRGARCELNVNECEQEGAVCGHGVCYDTYGSFVCACLPGYTGERCHQMSACASGPCGAGGACVEENNGAGFRCVCARGLVPPLCAPAVTPAAACADVTCPPRSHCKPGVSPGAVVASVTVTKQVVCVCDAGYYGAPGASPNCTALENVCESGAGVCHNGGSCVRTPHGFNCTCPPPYRDSGARRASRSSRTV; from the exons GATGTGCACTGTTAGCGGCCCTGGTGTCAGCGAGCTCCGCAGGCTCCGCGGGCGGCCCTCTGGGCGCCTCAGACCGTCCTGAAGCCTACTTCAACGGGTCCTCGTACATACGCCTGTCGCGACCGATCTCCCTCAAGCAACTCGTGGGGCTCAGCTACCGCACCTGCGTAG GCGGGGAGCTGTTCTCGCAGCGGTTCGAGGGCTACACGCTGCACGTGACGGCGCTATTCGAGCAGGTGGTGGTATCGTGGGCGCGGCCAGGGCAGGCGCCTCGTGAGGCGGGTCTGCCGCGCGAGACCCTCGACAACCGCTGGCACTGGGTGGCGCTGCGATACCGACCCAGCCCGCCCGCGCTGCTGCTGGAGCTGGATCGAGACACGCAG GTGATATCCAACGTGACGTGGAACCCCGAGCTGCTGTCGCCGGGCGCGCTGGAAGCGGGAGGCGCTGTGCTCCTCGTGGGCAACCTGTTCAGCGGCTGCATGCACGAGGGTCCACAGCTGGAGTTCCACGCGCAGTATGTGCAGCACACAAACGTCACATTCGGCAGCTGTCCGCTCACCACAGACGAGT GCAAAGATCGGAAGGACGTGCTGAGAATCCCGCCAAAAGACCACTGTTACAACGAGCCCTGTTTGCGACACGGCACCTGCATATCGCGACATGACAA GTACGAGTGCCACTGCTCGGCGCGGTACACGGGCAACAACTGCGAGGTGGACGCGGGCGACCCGTGCAGCGCGGCGCCGTGCCAGCACGCGGCCCGTTGTGTCGAGGACGCGCGCGGCGACTACGTGTGCGTGTGTCCGCCGCACTACCACG GAGTCCACTGCGAGCTGGAGGAGTCCCTGGACCCGCAGTGCGTGGCTGGTCCGTGCCGCAACAACGGCTCGTGTAGCGTGCCCGCCGGGACCGACACCTACGTGTGCGACTGTCCGCCTG GATACAGCGGCCACAACTGCGAGGTGGACGTGGATGAGTGCTCGGACGGTGTGGACGGCGGAGCCAAGTGTCTGAACGGCGGCCGCTGTGTGGACGCGGCTAACAACTACACGTGTGACTGCACCGGCACGG GTTACCGCGGCGCGCGCTGCGAGCTGAACGTGAACGAGTGCGAGCAGGAGGGCGCGGTCTGCGGCCACGGCGTGTGTTACGACACGTACGGCTCGTTCGTGTGCGCCTGCCTGCCCGGGTACACCGGCGAACGATGCCACCAG ATGTCGGCGTGTGCGTCGGGCCCGTGCGGCGCGGGCGGCGCCTGCGTGGAGGAGAACAACGGCGCGGGGTTCCGCTGCGTGTGTGCGCGCGGGCTCGTGCCGCCGCTGTGTGCGCCCGCTGTCACCCCCGCCGCCGCCTGCGCTGACGTCACCTGCCCGCCGCGCTCGCACTGCAAGCCAG GCGTGTCGCCGGGCGCTGTGGTTGCGAGTGTGACCGTCACCAAGCAGGTGGTGTGTGTGTGCGACGCGGGATACTACG GTGCGCCCGGCGCGTCTCCGAACTGCACGGCGCTGGAGAACGTGTGCGAGAGCGGTGCGGGCGTGTGTCACAACGGAGGCTCGTGTGTGCGCACGCCGCACGGGTTCAACTGTACGTGCCCGCCGCCCTACCGAG ACAGTGGAGCGAGGAGGGCGAGCCGCAGCTCGCGCACGGTGTAA